The following is a genomic window from Janibacter sp. DB-40.
CGAACCTCTCCGTCGGCTGCCGTGATGCGGCCGTTCAGGATCGTGGTGCGGACGCGACCGGTGAGGGTGCGCCCGGCGAAGGGGGTGTTGCGGGACAGGGACAGCGACGCACCGGGGTCGACGGTGACCTCGGCACGGGGATCGACGAGGACGAGGTTGGCGGGCGATCCCGGGCGGATGGCCTGCCCGTGCCCGCCCAGTCCCGCGATGCGGGCAGGGGTGGTGGACATCCGCTCGGTCAGTGTCGCCCAGTCCATGAGGCCGGACGCGACCATCACGTCGTGGACGACGGAGAAGGCCGTCTCCAGCCCGAGCATCCCGAAGGCGGCGTCGGGGAAGGCGTGCTCCTTGTCGTGCCGGGCGTGCGGGGCGTGGTCGGTGGCGACCGCATCGATGGTCCCGTCGGCGAGCGCCGCACGGAGGGCGTCGACGTCCTCCTGCGGTCGCAGCGGCGGGTTGACCTTGTAGACCGGGTCGTAGGTGCGCAGCAGATCGGTCGTCAGCAGCAGGTGGTGGGGGGTCACCTCCGCGGTGATGCGGGCCCCGCGCCACTTGGCCCAGCGCACGGCCTCCACCCCCTCGGCGGTCGTGACGTGCGCAACGTGGACGCGGGAGCCGGTGTGGAGGGCGAGCTCCGCGTCGCGCGCGATGATGCTCGACTCCGCCACCGCGGGCCACCCGGTCAGACCGAGCCGTCCGCTGATCTCGCCCTCGTGGCAGCAGGCGCTCGGGCCGGCCAGCGACGGGTCCTGGGAGTGCTGGGAGACCACGCCGTCGAAGGCACGCACGTACTCGAGCGCACGGCGCATCACCCGGGCGTCGTGGACGCACTTGCCGTCGTCGGAGAAGACCCGCACCCGGGCGCGGGAGCGGTGCATCAGGCCCAGCTCGGCGAGCTCGGCGCCCTCGAGCCCCTTGGTCACCGCCCCGACCGGTTGCACCTCGACGAGACCCGCGGCGACGCCGAGGTCGAGGACGTGCTCGGCGGCCTCACCCGTGTCGGTCACCGGCGTGGTGTTGGCCATCGCCAGGATGGCGGTGAAGCCGCCGGCCGCGGCGGCGGCGGACCCGGAGCGCACCGTCTCGGCGTCCTCGCGGCCGGGCTGGCGCAGGTGCGTGTGCAGGTCGACGAAGCCGGGCAGGAGCACCAGTCCGTCGGCGTCCACGCGCTCCGCGCCGGAGGTGGTCTCGGTGGCGCTCGTGCCCACGGCGACGACGTGGCCGTCACGGACGAGGACGTCGGCCCGGTCTCCTCCGAGAACGGCCGCGCCGGTGATCAGCAGCTCGCTCATGCGGCGCTCCCTTCGACGGTGCCGTCCGAGGCCAGGAGGTGGTAGAGGACGCTCATGCGCACGGCGACCCCGGCGCTGACCTGGTCGAGCACGAGGCTGCTGGCCGCGTCCGCGGCGTCGGCCGCGATCTCCAGGCCGCGGTTCATCGGGCCGGGGTGGCAGATGACCGCCTCGGGGTTGCGCGCCGTCAGGGCGGTGAGCCGGTCGCGGGTCAGGCCGTAGCCGACCGTGTACTCCCGAGGAGTGGGGAAGAAGCCGCCGGCCATCCGCTCGCGCTGCACGCGCAGCATCATCAGGGCGTCGACGCCGGAGTCGATGACCTCGTCGAGGTCGTCGGCGAGGGCGAAGCCGTCGGTGGCGGCCCAGGACGCGACCCCGCTCGGCATGAGCGTGGGCGGTGCGACCACGGTGACGTGCGCCCCGAGCCGCGGCAGGGCCAGCACGTCGGAGCGGAAGACCCGCGAGTGCGTGACGTCACCGACGATCGCGATCCGCTTGCCCTCGAGCGTGCCGAGGCGCTGCTCGAGGGTGTACGCGTCCAGGAGGGCCTGGGTGGGGTGCTCGTGCGTGCCGTCGCCGGCGTTGAGGACCGAGGTCGCCACCCCGGACTCGTCGAACCAGCCGGCGACCTGGTGGGCGGCTCCGGAGGCCTGGTGGCGCATGACGATCGCGTCCACGCCCATCGCGGCGATCGTGCGCACGGTGTCGCGCAGGGACTCCCCCTTCGAGGCCGAGGAGCCCTTGCCGGTGATGTTGATCGTGTCGGCGCTCATCCACTTGCCGGCGATCTCGAAGGAGGAGCGGGTGCGGGTGGAGTCCTCGAAGAAGAGGTTGATCACCGTGCGGCCGCGCAGGGTCGGGATCTTCTTGACCGCGCGGTGCTGCACGTCGTGCATCTCCGCGGCGGTGGTGAGCACGGAGCGCAGGGCGTCGTCGTCGAGGTCGGACACGGACAGCAGGTGCTTGGTCATCGCTCCCCCCTCGAGATCCTCACCGAGTCCTCGACGCCGTCGTGCTCGCTCAGGCGCACCGTCACGCGCTCGGAGTGGGACGTCGGGAGGTTCTTGCCGACGTGGTCGGCTCGGATGGGCAGCTCCCGGTGCCCGCGGTCGACGAGCACGGCCAGGCGCACGGAGCGCGGGCGACCGTAGTCGGCCAGGGCGTCGAGGGCGGCCCGTACGGTGCGGCCGGAGTAGAGCACGTCGTCGACGAGGACGACGACGCGGTCGTCGACCCCGGTCGAGGGGAAGTGCGTCTGGTGCGGGGTCTTCGTCGGGCGACCGCGCAGGTCGTCCCGGTACATCGTCACGTCGAGCGAGCCGACGGGCACCTCGCTGCCCTCGATCTCGGTGATGAGGGCGCCCAGACGCCGGGCGAGCTCCACGCCGCGGCTGGGGATCCCCAGGAGGACGACGTCGCCGGCCCCCTTGTTGCGCTCCACGACCTC
Proteins encoded in this region:
- a CDS encoding dihydroorotase, encoding MSELLITGAAVLGGDRADVLVRDGHVVAVGTSATETTSGAERVDADGLVLLPGFVDLHTHLRQPGREDAETVRSGSAAAAAGGFTAILAMANTTPVTDTGEAAEHVLDLGVAAGLVEVQPVGAVTKGLEGAELAELGLMHRSRARVRVFSDDGKCVHDARVMRRALEYVRAFDGVVSQHSQDPSLAGPSACCHEGEISGRLGLTGWPAVAESSIIARDAELALHTGSRVHVAHVTTAEGVEAVRWAKWRGARITAEVTPHHLLLTTDLLRTYDPVYKVNPPLRPQEDVDALRAALADGTIDAVATDHAPHARHDKEHAFPDAAFGMLGLETAFSVVHDVMVASGLMDWATLTERMSTTPARIAGLGGHGQAIRPGSPANLVLVDPRAEVTVDPGASLSLSRNTPFAGRTLTGRVRTTILNGRITAADGEVRP
- a CDS encoding aspartate carbamoyltransferase catalytic subunit is translated as MTKHLLSVSDLDDDALRSVLTTAAEMHDVQHRAVKKIPTLRGRTVINLFFEDSTRTRSSFEIAGKWMSADTINITGKGSSASKGESLRDTVRTIAAMGVDAIVMRHQASGAAHQVAGWFDESGVATSVLNAGDGTHEHPTQALLDAYTLEQRLGTLEGKRIAIVGDVTHSRVFRSDVLALPRLGAHVTVVAPPTLMPSGVASWAATDGFALADDLDEVIDSGVDALMMLRVQRERMAGGFFPTPREYTVGYGLTRDRLTALTARNPEAVICHPGPMNRGLEIAADAADAASSLVLDQVSAGVAVRMSVLYHLLASDGTVEGSAA
- the pyrR gene encoding bifunctional pyr operon transcriptional regulator/uracil phosphoribosyltransferase PyrR; this translates as MCPDSPPPQATDHPPADREVLSAGDISRALRRIAHEVVERNKGAGDVVLLGIPSRGVELARRLGALITEIEGSEVPVGSLDVTMYRDDLRGRPTKTPHQTHFPSTGVDDRVVVLVDDVLYSGRTVRAALDALADYGRPRSVRLAVLVDRGHRELPIRADHVGKNLPTSHSERVTVRLSEHDGVEDSVRISRGER